In Haematobia irritans isolate KBUSLIRL chromosome 1, ASM5000362v1, whole genome shotgun sequence, a genomic segment contains:
- the LOC142229484 gene encoding uncharacterized protein LOC142229484, with product MSALEKFIRANDKLVKFEQELTDAVISDSTIYSLEVHREELKSMWSTIKGLYDKCIDHFDKEEKKEDKAKGKGDKSLDTDSEEGNSLQDSVNARFHSSYDTYVRVVSKISSDILNRSEVPRTTVQNSNFHLPACDTESFRGDYQSWPSFRDMFSAIYVNNSGLSKVQKLFHLRKKTEGEAHDIVKKCPLTNSGFDIAWANLRDRFENKRMLVHSQLRQLFNLTPINTESSEEIKCIQRDINSCISSLKIRYQTLETISEINGPSKTEKSPSYSRKVISSMSKKVNTNHTKISSSSSNPLCNLCSNESHTIRKCPKFLNMNVEDKVSYIRRQNLCLNCFAKAHGVKDCKSPHNCFSCGKRHNTLLHRDFNSSQAVRSIPNPGCQVQVPNPHPIQSTVPPTTTNYVNTEPISLQPSTSGRIQSCFASHSHHVLLGTALVQITHIGVKYFVRALIDSGSQGSFISERVFNILKLPFQSIDAEIAGLNGVTSAKARKLATFSICPRFTSDFEVDVRALVVPRLSGDLPSTSINRSVLTNFPDIQLADPKFYESDRIDLLIGADLFNSIMLENVHRNICGSLIAQETVFGWIVTGPVQSHPKISSFSTVVSFCTETNLEKQLKRFWEVEEVPQKPHISDSDSFCEKLYSDTTTRDVNGRYIVSLPFKPSFTESSLSIGPSRSIAKAQFLRNESRLLRNMDQKEQYDSVVHEYIDLGHMVKVPTPAYENFPTHYYLPHHAVIKPDRTTTKTVTFGVNAAPYLAIRTLLQLSNDCSDSHPMASQIIRDDMYVDDVLSGCHDLQTAFEAKNQLVSALNSACFPLRKWTSNSAKLLQSLPKEHVLKQDFLVFDDSSQIKTLGVKWNAMSDCFLFDIQALSPRTRYTKRQVLSEISRIFDPAGWLSPIVILAKILMRNVWLSKVAWDEDITPKCFQDWVQFLQNFSSTNSIQIPRWISYSPICSLQFHAFCDASENAYAAVIYTRIQLENDSVCINLLTSKSRVAPVKSLSIPKLELCGAALLADVVESVVPSMKVTNYEIYKWTDSTIVLAWLRKPACHWKTFVANRVSLIYNKVGVDNWFHIDTRSNPADLASRGVYPKDLVNNSLWWSGPHWLVEPPNCWPLCNDFPSETDLEQKVVRVHFVTDSSDIDLLERFSSFQHAIRVICYVYRFFLRTHPKYRHSFSFDSTDLTATEVTKVRDKLIVLSQVKYFPDVHEALLQKKTIPKSSSINSLNPFLDGHGIIRAFGRLAYSPALSYNERYPIILPYNCPFSRLLVQFTHVLSLHGGNQQVLNIVRLQFWIPKLKNLIKTIIHKCKICVLHRRKLQTQLMAALPPARTILKRPFHNTGVDFAGPFDIKSFSGRGSKISKGYVCLFVCFATKAIHLEATSSLSTSTFLAAFQRFIARRGCPLNIYSDNGKNFVGASREIVKDFLIASRSNIVSQFAHQQLSWHFVPPGAPHMGGLWEAGVKSFKNHFKKISGGFTYSFEEFCTLLSKIESCLNSRPISRMSEDPTDLNPLTPGHFLTGGPLLAPPEPSYDTHPESVVNRWQRVKVLQQHFCQRWKTEYLRELHKRNKWKNPEKDIEIDSVVVIRDENLPPNEWRIGRVVKLYPGKDKRVRVVDVYTAKGVITRPIVKLLPSRSRKTDSAVSIVTHTLPSQTVTILPTAIVKIAHGGRLHPIRALIDTGSAISRISQTTVTKLGISTSRVENTFICQISIRAMSDPKARFSSSFRVDNRIAMKTPSNSLPSTFKENSELP from the exons ATGAGCgcattggaaaaatttattcgGGCCAATGATAAATTGGTCAAATTCGAACAGGAATTGACCGATGCAGTCATTTCCGACTCGACTATTTATTCTCTCGAAGTCCATCGAGAGGAATTAAAGTCTATGTGGTCCACTATTAAAGGTCTTTACGACAAATGTATTGACCACTTTGATAAAGAGGAAAAGAAGGAAGATAAGGCAAAGGGCAAAGGGGATAAATCATTGGATACTGACTCAGAGGAAGGGAATTCCCTTCAAGATAGTGTAAATGCTAGATTTCACAGTTCCTATGATACTTATGTCCgagttgtttcaaaaattagtTCCGATATCCTTAATCGATCTGAAGTTCCAAGAACTACTGTCCAAAATTCGAATTTCCATTTGCCTGCTTGCGATACGGAGTCGTTTCGGGGAGACTATCAATCATGGCCTTCTTTCCGAGACATGTTCTCCGCCATATATGTTAATAATTCCGGCCTCTCAAAGGTTCAGAAACTTTTTCATTTGAGAAAGAAAACTGAAGGAGAGGCGCATGACATCGTCAAGAAATGTCCCTTAACCAATAGTGGCTTTGATATTGCATGGGCTAATCTAAGGGATAGATTCGAAAACAAAAGGATGCTGGTCCACAGCCAGCTCCGACAGCTTTTCAATCTGACACCGATTAATACCGAATCGAGCGAGGAAATTAAATGCATTCAGAGGGACATTAATTCCTGCATTTCATCCTTAAAAAT TCGTTATCAGACTCTGGAAACCATCAGCGAAATTAATGGACCTTCTAAGACTGAGAAATCTCCTTCCTATTCTAGGAAAGTAATTTCATCGATGAGCAAGAAGGTTAAtaccaaccatacaaaaatttcttcttcCTCATCGAATCCTTTATGTAATTTATGTTCCAACGAATCTCATACGATCCGCAAATGTCCGAAGTTTCTTAACATGAATGTCGAGGATAAAGTCTCGTACATTCGTAGACAGAACTTATGTCTGAATTGTTTTGCTAAAGCCCATGGTGTAAAGGATTGCAAAAGTCCACATAACTGCTTCTCATGTGGAAAAAGGCATAATACGCTTTTACACCGTGACTTTAACTCATCGCAGGCTGTGCGGTCCATACCGAACCCAGGCTGTCAAGTTCAGGTTCCAAATCCCCATCCAATACAGTCCACGGTTCCTCCGACAACCACTAATTATGTGAATACTGAGCCTATATCTTTACAGCCTTCGACATCTGGCAGAATCCAATCGTGTTTTGCTTCACATTCTCACCATGTATTGCTCGGCACAGCTTTAGTTCAAATCACCCATATCGGGGTGAAATATTTCGTTAGAGCCTTGATTGATTCCGGATCTCAAGGTTCTTTTATTTCTGAACGCGTTTTCAATATCCTTAAATTACCATTTCAATCTATTGACGCCGAAATTGCTGGCCTTAATGGTGTCACATCCGCAAAAGCTAgaaaattggcaacattttcaatatgcCCCCGTTTTACCTCAGATTTTGAGGTAGACGTTAGGGCTTTAGTTGTTCCGCGACTTTCAGGCGATCTTCCAAGTACTTCCATTAATCGTTCCGTTCTAACAAATTTCCCTGATATTCAACTCGCTGACCCAAAGTTCTACGAAAGTGACCGAATCGATTTATTGATTGGTGCGGATTTATTCAACAGTATTATGTTGGAAAATGTTCATCGTAATATTTGTGGCTCTCTGATTGCTCAGGAGACGGTATTTGGGTGGATAGTAACTGGACCTGTTCAGTCACATCCCAAAATATCATCATTTTCCACAGTTGTATCCTTttgtacagaaacaaatttggaaaaacagcTGAAGCGTTTTTGGGAGGTGGAGGAAGTTCCGCAAAAACCTCACATTTCTGATTCGGAttcattttgcgaaaaattataTTCTGATACCACTACACGGGATGTAAACGGTCGGTATATAGTGTCTCTTCCGTTTAAGCCATCGTTTACAGAAAGTTCCCTTTCAATAGGTCCATCGAGATCTATCGCAAAAGCTCAATTCTTGAGAAATGAATCTCGGTTATTGAGAAACATGGACCAGAAAGAGCAATACGATTCGGTTGTACACGAATATATAGATTTGGGTCATATGGTGAAAGTTCCTACGCCTGcctatgaaaattttcctaCGCACTACTATCTTCCTCATCATGCTGTGATTAAGCCTGATAGGACCACTACAAAG ACAGTCACTTTTGGGGTTAATGCGGCACCATACTTGGCAATTAGAACGTTATTACAACTGTCAAATGATTGTAGTGATTCACATCCTATGGCTAGTCAAATAATTCGTGATGACATGTACGTTGATGATGTTCTTAGCGGATGCCATGATCTCCAAACGGCCTTTGAGGCAAAAAATCAACTGGTTTCCGCTCTGAATTCCGCGTGCTTTCCTTTAAGAAAATGGACATCAAATTCAGCCAAACTTCTACAATCATTGCCAAAGGAACATGTTCTGAAACAAGATTTCCTAGTCTTCGATGACTCTAGTCAAAtcaaaaccctaggagttaaatggaATGCCATGTCCGATTGTTTCCTTTTTGACATTCAGGCTTTATCACCAAGAACGAGGTATACCAAAAGGCAAGTACTTTCGGAGATATCAAGGATATTTGATCCAGCGGGATGGCTATCTCCTATTGTAATCCTCGCTAAGATTCTTATGCGAAATGTGTGGCTTTCCAAAGTTGCTTGGGACGAGGATATCACACCCAAGTGCTTTCAAGACTGGGTAcagttcttacaaaatttttcgtccACCAATTCCATTCAAATACCTCGATGGATTTCCTACTCCCCCATATGTAGCCttcaatttcatgcattttgtgATGCATCAGAAAATGCTTATGCTGCGGTAATATATACCCGCATCCAATTAGAAAACGACTCTGTCTGCATCAATTTGTTGACTTCCAAATCTCGAGTGGCTCCGGTTAAATCACTTTCGATTCCAAAACTCGAACTTTGTGGAGCTGCCTTATTAGCAGATGTCGTCGAATCTGTTGTTCCATCTATGAAGGTAACGAACTACGAGATTTATAAATGGACCGACTCCACTATAGTCCTAGCCTGGCTACGAAAACCTGCATGTCATTGGAAAACTTTTGTTGCCAATCGTGTGTCGCTGATATACAACAAAGTAGGTGTGGACAACTGGTTTCACATAGATACCCGATCAAATCCTGCGGACTTGGCCAGCCGAGGTGTTTATCCGAAGGACTTAGTCAACAATTCATTATGGTGGTCAGGACCGCATTGGTTGGTAGAACCACCAAACTGTTGGCCTTTATGTAATGACTTTCCATCTGAGACTGATTTAGAGCAAAAAGTTGTAAGGGTACACTTTGTTACTGATTCCAGTGACATAGATCTTCTTGAACGTTTTTCGTCTTTCCAACATGCCATTCGAGTCATATGCTACGTTTACAGATTTTTCCTCAGAACCCATCCAAAATATCGCCATTCATTCTCATTTGATTCAACCGATTTAACTGCTACAGAGGTCACGAAAGTAAGAGACAAATTAATTGTTCTTTCCCAAGTGAAATATTTCCCTGACGTTCATGAAGCTTTACTTCAGAAGAAAACGATTCCAAAATCATCCTCTATCAACAGTCTTAACCCTTTCCTAGATGGTCATGGCATTATTCGTGCATTTGGTCGATTAGCTTATTCACCAGCCCTGAGTTATAATGAACGTTATCCAATCATTCTTCCGTACAACTGTCCTTTTAGCCGACTTTTAGTCCAATTTACTCACGTCCTAAGTCTCCACGGCGGTAATCAACAGGTCCTCAATATTGTTAGACTCCAATTCTGGATTCCGAAGTTAAAAAACTTGATCAAAACTATCATTCATAAGTGCAAAATATGTGTCCTTCACAGAAGAAAACTTCAAACTCAGCTCATGGCTGCTCTTCCTCCCGCCCGAACTATCCTTAAGCGTCCATTTCATAATACGGGTGTGGATTTTGCCGGCCCGTTTGATATTAAGAGTTTTTCTGGACGAggttcaaaaatttccaaaggctATGTATGTTTGTTCGTGTGTTTTGCTACCAAAGCAATTCATCTGGAAGCCACTTCCTCGTTATCTACTTCCACTTTCTTAGCCGCTTTTCAACGTTTCATAGCCAGACGAGGGTGTCCCCTTAACATTTATTCTGACAACGGAAAGAATTTTGTTGGGGCATCACGGGAAATTGTTAAGGATTTCCTAATAGCCTCTCGATCTaatattgtgtcacaatttgccCACCAGCAACTCTCCTGGCATTTCGTTCCTCCCGGTGCACCACACATGGGTGGTTTATGGGAAGCCGGAGTGAAAAGTTTTAAGAaccatttcaagaaaatttccgGGGGTTTCACTTATtcttttgaagaattttgcACTCTCTTATCAAAAATCGAATCCTGCCTAAATTCCAGACCAATATCCAGAATGTCAGAAGATCCCACGGATCTGAATCCGCTTACGCCAGGACACTTCCTTACTGGTGGACCCTTATTGGCCCCTCCAGAACCTTCTTATGATACTCATCCCGAATCGGTTGTTAATCGTTGGCAGCGCGTCAAAGTTCTTCAGCAACACTTCTGTCAACGATGGAAAACCGAATACTTAAGGGAACTCCATAAgagaaataaatggaaaaatcccGAAAAGGATATAGAAATTGATTCTGTCGTTGTCATTCGTGATGAAAACCTTCCACCCAACGAATGGCGAATTGGTCGAGTTGTAAAACTATACCCAGGAAAAGACAAGCGAGTAAGAGTAGTTGATGTATACACAGCGAAAGGTGTAATAACTCGACCCATTGTAAAGCTG CTTCCAAGTCGATCACGTAAAACTGACTCTGCAGTTTCAATAGTAACACATACTTTGCCGTCTCAAACTGTCACCATTCTTCCTACAGCTATTGTGAAAATTGCACACGGAGGTCGTCTACACCCAATTCGTGCCCTTATTGACACTGGCTCTGCCATAAGCCGCATTTCCCAGACAACGGTCACAAAGCTTGGTATTTCTACCAGCCGTGTGGAAAATACATTTATCTGCCAAATATCAATTCGAGCCATGTCTGATCCGAAAGCTAGATTTTCATCGAGTTTCCGTGTTGACAACAGAATTGCAATGAAAACCCCCTCAAATTCCTTGCCTTCTACATTTAAGGAAAA
- the LOC142221517 gene encoding uncharacterized protein LOC142221517 isoform X2, with product MFAGMKHISEKWVVGTLIAHSFLTSIRHWERMPRIIKNRSLTPKRPTTYKRAFQCRICKKYHPLRLCKRFLSMGPYQRKKAVEKFNYCTNCLAHEHSSSGCFSNTGCHICRKLHHTLLHQKLPSRSRKTDSAVSIVTHTLPSQTVTILPTAIVKIAHGGRLHPIRALIDTGSAISRISQTTVTKLGISTSRVENTFICQISIRAMSDPKARFSSSFRVDNRIAMKTPSNSLPSTFKEKFVNLILADPTFYENAPISADV from the exons ctgggatgaaacacatttCGGAAAAATGGGTAGTTGGTACATTAATCGCACATTCTTTTTTGACGTCCATCCGCCACTGGGAAAG gatGCCTAGAATCATAAAAAATAGGTCTTTGACACCAAAGCGACCCACAACGTACAAGCGAGCCTTCCAGTGTCGGATCTGCAAAAAATATCACCCATTGCGTCTTTGTAAACGATTTCTATCCATGGGTCCCTACCAACGGAAAAAAGCTGTAGAGAAGTTTAACTATTGTACAAACTGTTTAGCGCATGAACACTCAAGCTCTGGATGTTTTTCCAATACTGGATGTCACATTTGTCGAAAACTGCATCACACGCTTCTCCACCAAAAGCTTCCAAGTCGATCACGTAAAACTGACTCTGCAGTTTCAATAGTAACACATACTTTGCCGTCTCAAACTGTCACCATTCTTCCTACAGCTATTGTGAAAATTGCACACGGAGGTCGTCTACACCCAATTCGTGCCCTTATTGACACTGGCTCTGCCATAAGCCGCATTTCCCAGACAACGGTCACAAAGCTTGGTATTTCTACCAGCCGTGTGGAAAATACATTTATCTGCCAAATATCAATTCGAGCCATGTCTGATCCGAAAGCTAGATTTTCATCGAGTTTCCGTGTTGACAACAGAATTGCAATGAAAACCCCCTCAAATTCCTTGCCTTCTACATTTAAGGAAAAGTTCGTAAATTTGATCCTGGCGGACCCAACATTTTATGAGAATGCGCCGATTTCAGCAGATGTTTAA